A single region of the Pseudomonas sp. GGS8 genome encodes:
- a CDS encoding metallophosphoesterase: protein MDIQSKHPVRTDSLLNPDRRTLLKCSAWAGAGVIWALSGGIPRAFALDEAGNVADPKALASTFHFVQISDSHIGFNKEANPEPAKTLQVAIDKVIALPKRPSLILHTGDITHLSKPEEFDTAAQLLKGLPSTVHYVPGEHDTLDEGGGKLYLERYGKGTKGNGWYSFDDHGVHFIALVNVFNFQAGHEATLGADQLAWLSDDLRAVTTSTPIVVFTHIPLWTIYQPWGWGTEDGDQAIAMLRKYGSVTVLNGHIHQVIQKVEGNITFHTARGTAYPQPAPGAAPAPGPMTVAADQLRNYLGITDVRATQGDHPLALIDSTLV, encoded by the coding sequence ATGGACATTCAATCAAAACACCCCGTGCGCACCGACAGCTTGCTGAACCCTGACCGCCGAACGCTGCTCAAGTGCTCGGCGTGGGCCGGGGCGGGGGTCATCTGGGCCCTGAGCGGCGGCATTCCCCGGGCTTTTGCGCTGGATGAGGCAGGCAACGTCGCCGACCCCAAGGCACTGGCCAGCACGTTTCACTTCGTGCAAATCAGCGACTCGCACATCGGCTTCAACAAGGAAGCCAACCCGGAGCCGGCAAAGACGTTACAGGTGGCGATCGACAAGGTCATCGCGCTGCCAAAACGGCCGTCGCTGATCCTGCATACCGGCGACATCACGCACCTGTCCAAGCCTGAGGAGTTCGACACGGCGGCACAGTTGCTCAAAGGCCTGCCGTCCACCGTGCATTACGTGCCGGGTGAACACGACACCCTCGACGAGGGCGGCGGCAAGCTTTACCTGGAGCGTTACGGCAAGGGCACCAAAGGCAATGGTTGGTACAGCTTCGACGACCACGGCGTGCATTTCATCGCACTGGTCAATGTCTTCAACTTCCAGGCCGGCCATGAAGCTACCCTTGGAGCTGATCAATTGGCCTGGCTGTCCGATGATTTGCGGGCGGTGACGACCAGTACGCCCATCGTCGTGTTTACCCACATTCCGCTGTGGACGATTTATCAGCCGTGGGGCTGGGGCACCGAGGATGGTGATCAGGCGATTGCGATGCTGCGCAAATACGGTTCAGTAACGGTATTGAACGGTCACATCCATCAGGTCATCCAGAAGGTCGAAGGCAATATCACCTTCCACACCGCCCGTGGCACGGCCTATCCACAACCCGCACCGGGTGCGGCGCCGGCACCGGGGCCGATGACGGTGGCGGCCGATCAACTGCGCAATTATCTGGGGATCACCGATGTGCGAGCGACACAGGGCGATCATCCGCTGGCGCTGATTGATTCGACACTGGTCTAG
- a CDS encoding cupredoxin family copper-binding protein, with translation MKTRLLAVVCLMLSMPAWAQEVKIDIKEFMFAPKDLTVAVGTKVTWVNDDQIPHTVAETHKVFRSGALDTNDSFSWVFNTPGEFEYFCALHPQMIGKIVVTQ, from the coding sequence ATGAAAACGCGACTGTTGGCGGTGGTGTGCCTGATGCTGTCGATGCCGGCGTGGGCTCAGGAGGTAAAGATCGATATCAAGGAGTTCATGTTTGCACCCAAGGATTTGACCGTGGCCGTGGGCACCAAAGTGACGTGGGTGAATGACGATCAGATTCCGCACACGGTGGCAGAAACCCACAAGGTGTTTCGCTCGGGGGCGCTGGATACGAATGACAGTTTTTCCTGGGTGTTCAATACGCCGGGAGAGTTCGAGTATTTTTGTGCGCTGCACCCGCAGATGATCGGGAAGATTGTAGTCACCCAGTAA
- a CDS encoding sigma-70 family RNA polymerase sigma factor: protein MKRFEDLIAPHLDAAYNLARWLTGNDSAARDVVQESALRAFRFLQRFADGNAKAWFLTIVRNESYTWLKASAGRHWVAIDDDIGDDEGALSHSQTPELLAIHTENAALIQQALCALPPVFREVIVLKELEDMPYKEIALVVDIPIGTVMSRLARARAMLKLELLKSHDHE, encoded by the coding sequence ATGAAGCGATTTGAGGACCTGATTGCGCCGCATCTGGACGCCGCTTACAACCTCGCGCGCTGGCTCACCGGCAACGACAGCGCCGCACGCGATGTCGTGCAGGAAAGCGCGTTGCGCGCCTTCAGGTTTTTACAGCGTTTCGCCGATGGCAACGCCAAGGCCTGGTTTCTGACCATCGTGCGCAATGAAAGCTACACCTGGCTCAAAGCCTCGGCCGGGCGCCATTGGGTGGCTATCGATGACGACATTGGCGATGACGAAGGGGCACTGAGCCACAGCCAGACCCCGGAATTGCTGGCTATTCACACGGAAAACGCAGCGCTGATCCAGCAAGCGCTGTGCGCCCTGCCGCCGGTGTTTCGTGAGGTGATTGTGCTGAAAGAACTCGAAGACATGCCTTACAAGGAGATCGCTTTGGTGGTCGATATCCCCATCGGCACCGTCATGTCGCGACTGGCCCGGGCGCGCGCGATGCTCAAGCTCGAACTACTGAAGTCGCACGATCATGAATGA
- a CDS encoding anti-sigma factor: MNELDCTVYQTRLHGYLDQELDPATAADVAAHLAACAECARLHDEVKLLRVSVKRQAPYYPAPASLAASVFATDAPATRAIERWQTWFAPTFSAAALALAAVLYVITPGSEQPLMDEAVSSHVRSLMGEHLNDVVSSDRHTVKPWFTGKLDFSPPVFDYSAQGFPLLGGRLDYLQHQTTAALSYGRAKHIINVFILPMPEADKPRQTQTIRGFNVVSWQVNHLRFVLVSDVEKSELEAFSQLLRDGG; this comes from the coding sequence ATGAATGAACTCGACTGCACGGTTTACCAGACACGGCTGCATGGCTATCTGGATCAGGAGCTCGATCCTGCGACGGCTGCGGATGTGGCTGCGCATCTGGCCGCATGCGCCGAGTGCGCGCGGCTGCATGATGAAGTGAAACTGCTGAGGGTCAGTGTGAAGCGCCAGGCGCCGTATTACCCAGCGCCGGCGTCGTTGGCGGCCAGCGTCTTTGCTACGGATGCTCCCGCGACTCGCGCCATCGAGCGCTGGCAGACATGGTTCGCACCGACGTTTTCCGCGGCGGCGCTGGCCTTGGCGGCGGTGCTTTATGTGATAACGCCGGGCAGCGAACAACCGCTGATGGACGAGGCTGTCTCCAGCCATGTCCGCTCGTTGATGGGTGAGCATCTGAACGATGTGGTGTCCTCCGACCGTCACACCGTGAAGCCTTGGTTTACCGGCAAACTCGACTTCTCGCCGCCGGTATTTGACTACTCGGCGCAGGGATTTCCATTACTGGGCGGGCGGCTGGATTATCTGCAACACCAGACCACGGCAGCCCTGAGTTACGGGAGGGCCAAACACATCATCAATGTGTTTATCCTGCCCATGCCGGAGGCAGACAAGCCGCGGCAGACCCAGACGATTCGTGGCTTTAACGTGGTGTCCTGGCAGGTCAACCATTTGCGCTTCGTGCTGGTTTCCGATGTGGAAAAAAGCGAACTGGAGGCGTTCAGCCAGTTGCTCAGGGACGGTGGCTGA
- a CDS encoding acetyl-CoA C-acyltransferase family protein has protein sequence MNHSDIFVVSAVRSAIGSFGGSLKDVPPIQLATDVCRVAIERSGLAPEHIGHAVMGHVIPTEARDAYISRVVAMNAGLTKETPAFNVNRLCGSGLQAIVSAAQSLMLGDAGAALAGGVESMSRGAYLLPQARWGARMGDMQAVDYMLGALQDPFAGFHMGITAENIAEHYGITRQTQDELALISQQRATRAIAEGRFSGQIVPIEVATRKGTVSFATDEHVRAEVDVEQLSRMKPAFKKDGTVTAGNASGLNDGAGALIMATGQTVQEQGLKPMARLVGYAHAGVEPSMMGLGPIPATRLVLKRAGLTVADLDVIESNEAFAAQACAVAQELGFDPQKVNPNGSGISLGHPVGATGAIIATKAIHELHRCQGRYALATMCIGGGQGIAVLFERV, from the coding sequence ATGAACCATTCCGATATTTTTGTAGTGAGCGCTGTCCGTTCTGCCATTGGCAGTTTTGGCGGTTCACTCAAGGATGTACCGCCTATTCAGTTGGCAACCGACGTTTGCCGCGTCGCTATCGAGCGATCAGGCCTGGCGCCCGAGCATATCGGCCACGCGGTGATGGGACATGTGATCCCGACCGAGGCACGCGATGCCTACATCTCCCGGGTCGTAGCGATGAATGCCGGCCTGACGAAAGAGACCCCCGCCTTCAACGTCAACCGTCTGTGCGGTTCGGGTTTGCAGGCGATTGTCAGTGCCGCGCAAAGTTTGATGCTGGGGGATGCGGGCGCTGCGCTGGCCGGTGGCGTCGAGTCCATGAGCCGAGGCGCGTACCTGTTGCCGCAAGCGCGCTGGGGCGCACGCATGGGCGACATGCAGGCCGTCGACTACATGCTTGGCGCACTGCAAGACCCGTTTGCCGGTTTCCACATGGGGATCACCGCTGAAAATATCGCCGAGCACTATGGCATCACGCGTCAGACCCAGGATGAATTGGCGCTGATCAGCCAACAGCGTGCTACCCGGGCGATTGCCGAAGGGCGTTTTTCCGGGCAGATCGTGCCGATTGAAGTAGCGACCCGCAAAGGGACGGTTTCGTTTGCGACGGATGAGCATGTACGGGCTGAGGTCGACGTCGAGCAATTGAGCCGCATGAAACCCGCGTTCAAAAAGGACGGCACCGTGACCGCCGGCAACGCGTCTGGTCTCAATGACGGTGCTGGCGCACTGATCATGGCCACGGGCCAAACTGTTCAGGAACAAGGCCTCAAGCCCATGGCTCGACTGGTGGGCTATGCCCACGCCGGCGTCGAGCCCTCAATGATGGGGCTGGGACCGATTCCCGCCACCCGCCTGGTGCTCAAGCGTGCCGGTCTGACCGTTGCCGACCTTGACGTGATCGAGTCCAACGAAGCCTTCGCTGCCCAGGCCTGTGCCGTAGCGCAAGAGCTGGGCTTCGATCCGCAGAAGGTCAACCCCAACGGCTCGGGCATCTCGCTGGGCCATCCGGTGGGCGCCACTGGCGCGATCATCGCCACCAAAGCCATTCATGAACTGCATCGCTGTCAGGGCCGCTATGCCCTGGCGACCATGTGCATCGGTGGCGGTCAAGGCATCGCCGTGTTGTTCGAACGGGTTTGA
- a CDS encoding 3-hydroxybutyryl-CoA dehydrogenase: MNLQNIGVIGAGTMGNGIAQVCALAGFNVTLIDISESALQKAIATVDKNLDRQVVKDTLTHEQKLAALDKIRTSTDYGCLLNAQLVIEAATENLDLKLRVLQQIAAQVSPECVIASNTSSLSITQLAASVSRPERFIGLHFFNPVPVMGLIEVIRGLQTSDVTHALALDMANTLGKTAITAGNRPGFVVNRILLPMINEAILVFQEGLASAEDIDAGMRLGCNQPIGPLALADLIGLDTVLAILEAFYDGFNDSKYRPAPLLKEMVAAGYLGRKTGRGFHAYA; this comes from the coding sequence ATGAATCTACAGAACATTGGCGTTATCGGCGCCGGCACCATGGGCAATGGCATCGCGCAAGTCTGCGCCCTGGCCGGCTTCAACGTGACCTTGATCGACATTTCCGAGAGCGCTCTGCAAAAGGCAATCGCGACCGTCGATAAAAACCTTGATCGGCAGGTCGTCAAGGACACGCTGACCCATGAGCAAAAGCTCGCCGCCCTCGACAAGATTCGCACCAGCACTGATTACGGCTGCCTGCTGAACGCACAACTGGTGATCGAAGCCGCCACCGAAAACCTCGATCTGAAACTGCGCGTGTTGCAACAGATCGCCGCGCAGGTCAGCCCTGAGTGCGTGATCGCCTCCAACACGTCATCGCTGTCCATTACCCAACTGGCGGCCAGCGTGAGCCGGCCTGAGCGCTTTATCGGCCTGCATTTTTTCAACCCGGTGCCGGTGATGGGCTTGATCGAAGTGATTCGTGGCCTGCAAACCAGCGATGTCACCCACGCCCTGGCGCTGGATATGGCAAACACTCTCGGCAAGACCGCAATCACCGCGGGCAACCGTCCGGGATTCGTGGTCAACCGGATTCTGCTGCCGATGATCAATGAAGCAATCCTGGTGTTCCAGGAAGGCCTGGCCAGCGCGGAAGACATCGACGCCGGCATGCGCCTGGGTTGCAACCAGCCGATCGGGCCACTGGCTCTGGCGGATCTGATCGGTCTGGACACGGTGCTGGCCATTCTTGAAGCCTTTTACGACGGCTTCAATGACAGCAAATATCGCCCTGCACCGCTGCTCAAGGAAATGGTCGCCGCCGGTTACCTGGGGCGCAAAACGGGGCGTGGCTTCCATGCCTATGCCTGA
- a CDS encoding AraC family transcriptional regulator translates to MRESDSVAVYFMYPMIHALREKPQRLRSLLEQVGIDPALMDQPTARVPATAFAALWLAQIRELNDEFFQLDSHGMPPGSFALICRALIQEPTLEKAMRQCLANFALFLHDFRGTLSVRGKRAVISLQTRSQNSEVSRLGEETFLVLMISLLCWLGGRRIPIDRADFRHQRLSLRDDALLWGPNLTFGTEHTEIEFASHYLRLPVVQDLASLKVFLRTAPQWLVIRFRNQHGLASQVHQRLRHSHYSEWPTLQDFALEQHLSPSTFRRKLGREGCSYQEIKDEVRRGVAFERLRQSKASISDIAEQLGFQEPSAFHRAFKKWTGESPGQYRLRFEGRDD, encoded by the coding sequence ATGCGGGAATCGGATTCGGTGGCGGTTTACTTCATGTATCCCATGATCCATGCGCTGCGTGAGAAGCCGCAGCGTCTGCGGTCACTCCTTGAACAGGTGGGAATTGATCCGGCACTGATGGATCAGCCGACGGCGCGGGTGCCGGCCACGGCTTTCGCCGCGTTGTGGCTGGCGCAGATTCGTGAGTTGAACGACGAATTTTTCCAGTTGGACTCCCATGGCATGCCGCCGGGCAGTTTTGCCTTGATCTGTCGGGCATTGATTCAGGAGCCAACGCTGGAAAAAGCCATGCGTCAGTGCCTGGCCAATTTCGCCTTGTTCCTGCATGATTTTCGCGGCACGTTAAGTGTGCGTGGCAAGCGTGCGGTCATCAGCCTGCAGACCCGCTCGCAGAACAGCGAGGTCAGCCGGCTGGGCGAAGAAACGTTTCTGGTGTTGATGATCAGTCTGCTGTGTTGGCTGGGCGGGCGGCGAATTCCCATCGATCGTGCGGACTTTCGTCATCAGCGTTTGTCGCTGCGTGATGATGCCTTGCTCTGGGGGCCCAACCTGACCTTTGGCACCGAGCACACCGAAATCGAGTTCGCCAGTCACTACTTGCGGCTGCCGGTGGTTCAGGACCTTGCCTCGCTGAAAGTGTTTTTGCGCACCGCACCGCAATGGCTGGTGATCCGCTTCCGCAACCAGCATGGGCTGGCATCGCAGGTTCATCAGCGCCTGCGCCATAGCCATTACAGCGAATGGCCGACCTTGCAGGACTTCGCCCTGGAGCAGCACCTGAGCCCCAGTACCTTTCGCCGGAAACTGGGACGTGAAGGCTGTTCGTATCAGGAAATCAAGGACGAAGTGCGACGCGGAGTGGCGTTTGAGCGGTTGCGCCAGAGCAAGGCGAGCATCAGCGATATTGCCGAACAGTTGGGGTTTCAGGAGCCGAGTGCGTTTCACCGCGCCTTCAAAAAATGGACGGGGGAGAGCCCGGGGCAATACCGTTTGCGGTTTGAAGGTCGTGATGATTGA
- a CDS encoding YceK/YidQ family lipoprotein — MFRKVILLVLIASLSGCAATAMRMDYDKHRCPYIGVRFDWWLVGTSRGKLIPFLLVDAPFSLVVDTVFFPFEYQYSCNF; from the coding sequence GTGTTTCGGAAAGTGATTTTGCTGGTTTTGATCGCCAGTTTAAGTGGGTGTGCGGCAACCGCTATGCGGATGGATTACGACAAACATCGATGCCCTTACATTGGCGTGCGGTTTGACTGGTGGTTGGTAGGCACATCCCGCGGAAAACTAATTCCCTTTTTGCTCGTCGACGCGCCGTTCTCGTTGGTGGTCGACACAGTATTTTTTCCCTTCGAGTATCAATACAGCTGCAACTTTTAA
- a CDS encoding TetR/AcrR family transcriptional regulator codes for MPMPERCSRFAEYRGTVLELFASKGFGQVGMRELATSLGLAPGSLYHHYPSKQHLLLDLIEEFYEELLATLGRIEQQAPAKRDKINSLIRAHLNLHQEMPWHFRLAERDSGCLNEEQQEQVRHLREQYERKLLLMLGAKPRVSEPAQRAAGRAIAALLNSAPSWLRSYSLDERERDNLMENMVSGAIERLLAPKTRNWVTTANAGDNTKEPTTK; via the coding sequence ATGCCTATGCCTGAGCGTTGCTCACGGTTTGCCGAGTACCGGGGCACGGTGCTGGAGCTGTTTGCCAGCAAAGGTTTCGGTCAGGTCGGCATGCGTGAGCTGGCGACGAGCCTGGGACTCGCCCCCGGCTCGTTGTATCACCATTACCCCAGCAAACAGCACTTGCTGCTCGACTTGATCGAGGAGTTCTACGAGGAGCTGTTGGCAACCCTGGGGCGCATTGAGCAACAGGCGCCGGCAAAACGCGACAAGATCAACAGCCTGATCCGCGCCCACCTGAATCTGCACCAGGAAATGCCCTGGCATTTTCGACTGGCGGAGCGCGACAGTGGCTGCCTCAACGAGGAGCAGCAGGAACAAGTTCGCCACTTGCGCGAGCAATACGAACGCAAATTGCTGCTGATGCTCGGAGCCAAACCCCGCGTGAGCGAACCGGCGCAACGGGCCGCGGGTCGAGCCATTGCAGCCTTGCTCAACAGTGCGCCCAGTTGGCTGAGGTCATATTCGCTGGATGAACGAGAGCGCGATAATCTGATGGAAAACATGGTGAGTGGCGCCATCGAGCGGTTATTGGCGCCAAAGACGCGTAATTGGGTGACGACTGCCAACGCGGGCGACAATACGAAGGAGCCAACTACGAAATAA